The Chloroflexaceae bacterium genome has a segment encoding these proteins:
- the lspA gene encoding signal peptidase II, giving the protein MNKHNRWLVPLAVAMVVGAIDQATKWWVVRTLGPETMTNFIPLVGDSIRIAYSHNTGVAFSLFQGHPEWLIATALLIVAGAIVFYHTRLPNHRPGIQVIMGLIMGGAFGNIIDRVRLGYVVDFIQVGWWPIFNVADSAITTGAALLMLHFAREELAQRQARRDRQALPHR; this is encoded by the coding sequence ATGAACAAACACAACCGTTGGCTCGTACCCCTGGCAGTTGCGATGGTAGTGGGGGCAATTGATCAGGCGACAAAGTGGTGGGTGGTGCGCACGCTGGGGCCGGAGACAATGACGAATTTCATCCCCCTGGTCGGTGATAGCATTCGCATTGCCTATTCCCACAACACCGGCGTAGCCTTCAGCCTGTTCCAGGGCCATCCAGAGTGGCTGATCGCCACTGCGTTGTTGATCGTCGCCGGAGCGATCGTGTTCTACCATACCCGGTTGCCCAATCATCGTCCGGGCATTCAGGTGATCATGGGTCTGATAATGGGCGGGGCGTTTGGCAACATCATTGATCGCGTGCGTCTGGGGTATGTGGTGGATTTTATCCAGGTCGGCTGGTGGCCGATCTTCAATGTTGCCGATAGTGCGATCACCACTGGCGCGGCCCTGCTGATGCTGCACTTCGCCCGCGAGGAACTGGCTCAGCGCCAGGCGCGCCGGGATCGACAAGCCCTGCCCCACCGGTAA